The nucleotide sequence GTGCACTCTAAATTTCTAAGTCAATaccaaaagaatatttaataGAACATTTTGAAACCAATATTTTTTCATATCGTGTTATTTGCTAAAATATAATCAAGCTCAGTAATAAATTTATCTATAGTATTATATGAGGTTTCAAGTGTTAATAACATCACTGCTTGATATTTAGTACAAAAATTGTGAGATCAGAGTTCTTTAATACACTGACTGCTTTTAATGGCTGAAGATCTGTTCCATTAACAgcttaaataaagtttataaaattgtgtaaatataaaatggtaattttaattattaaattttataaaatttcaaaatcactAAATTTCATTGATTCAAGGGATTTACAGATAATCATCTAGGTCTATTCAAAACTATATGAAcgtgtatctcaggacagctggtatggatattaacacttttgctaacaaagcagagaacatCAGACATCTTCTGGTTAACAATGTTATCAAAAAGATGACCcaaaaaaggttgaaacattgtactctgctttattagtaaaagtgttaatacccagaCCAAAaatcctgaaatacatttttatttaaagtgggtttctcgtcatcatgaaaaacCATATGAACGCTTCTTTACAAACCAACCAATGCAgtaactgtaaaaaaattatacttttaccATTTAGTGTATGTTAAACACAACAGAAATACTAACCTGTACTTTTTTTGAAATATTGCAGAAAACATCATTGTTAGCCTATTTCCTGTTGGCAGCATGTTGTGCACTAAAACGGTGCGATGAATCTGTGGTTCAAAACTCACGTCAGCATTCATCTGCCTCATCTAACACCAGGTACCTTAAGGGAGAAGAAACTTTACTAGAATTTTTAAGAAAATTGTCTCAATGTTTCTCtacaagtaaaatatacaaaagtgAAAACTGTCACTGCTGATGTGTTATAATTATGAGGTTGATTTTGAGAAAATATTCCAATaactttttatgaaaatgttgaaGAAAGTTAAACAGCAGTAAATCTCACATACATACTTCGTTCAAATGCTAAGCTTGAAACTGAGATCCAAGAGCAATgtcaataatataacaacactaaacacacacacttcaatAATATCAATGAGCATGGAAATTACCCAAGATAAGTCCATCTtacaaatagaattttatttcacaataagAAACAATGTAGAATTATCACGAAAATTCTTCTTCTGTTGTtcaacaaaacagtattgcgcagttcAATCATCATAAAACTGccgttttcgtcgtcaacttttcttttacgattagctgccatttttgtttcgaaataacatcaaaatagggctcgtaagtaaatctcgaagaacaattggaacacgtgagatttcgtaattacggaaatattacgtcattgcgccaatgattaaatacctatgcattaacgagacttccttattaaattttctttattgctcgacacaaatatggaaccatccagtatgtaatctaatgcatattcttctatagcgcttaatatTCACGCAGGCGCGAACTATATTTCACTTTCCCGTTGGATATTGCGAGCCACTCGGCGACTCgtcgcgggccggactttgtgcactACTACCCTAGAGAGTATGAACCCACATGAAAAATAGAAAAGTGTCATTCATACATGTCCTTGCTCAAAGAACACAACATTGTACTAAAAAGCTTATGTTTCTTACAACACTTACAATTTCCAAGGGTGATAAAACTGCAATTAGAATGTGtggaaacatttattatatagttcAAAGTTGCGCTGGTCCAATAAACATTGTTGTTCTGAGCCTCATAGATCAATTTACATCACAGGTGTTTCAGTACCATTGCTCATCTATTTTATGTCTGTCAAATTTTACAACCTGTATATTGTGTTATTTGGgcacatatttataaaatttattatcctCTTGTTTTAAAGCTCTCTCTCTTGTATAGGTATTTGAGAATATATGTTTGTCTACCCAGGAGGGTCGggttttacaactgtcaagtgTTTTTATATATGGTACAAGGTAATGTCCATACACAATCAACACATACACTTAGTgcaaattaattatttctcttatagttccatagattatttgcactttcgTGAGTTTGGTATTAACTATAAAAcgattacataaaaaaaaaaaacctttcaatatttagtaattaatttctAATCTAATGTgaagtctagtttataggtggctttttatttatttagaaaatagatATTCACTGGGGAAAGGTGCTTAGGTCTTAGTCAACTTTGTGAAACtgctagttgtgtttattttgattctatatttttgacagtattcacttatactatttaattgtggttgtatgtttgtggctgctattgctggtgttggttCACTTTTTCAAATTGCTACATCGTTTGCAAACTGAggagtatccattatttggatctttaAAAAGCATATTATTCTCGTAAATGATGAATAGGACAGGGCTAACTACTCCTCCTTGTGGGACACCAGCTCCTGGAGTGAAACTCTCAGAGAATGTCCCTTCAACATTGATTCTACATTATCTGTTTTCCAGAAAATTTGACAGCCATTGAATAATTCCCCACGGTAATCCCATTTCTTCCATTCGGAAATGGAGACTGTTATggcatacagtgtcgaatgccttctcaatatcaagaaagcaagcgacagtgcattctcgtttattaaaactatcaacaatTGCTTCGGTTAATCGGACTAAGTGGTCTGTTGTTTCTCTGAAGTAtctgaaaccattttgttcttctggtaattttgatgttgtctccagaaatgtggagagtctgttaccGATTATTCTGtctagaattttgcctacacaacTGGTCaagctgattggtcggtagcaaTTTGGattattggctggctttccttctttatggaacattaatacatttgcatgcttccaagaaaccgggaTATAACAAGactataatgataaattaaaaattgctgtgagatgttcaaataatttcggagtgcctttttTAAGAAGAATGGCTTGCATATCATCTCCAGgtgatttatttttagtgtttgttattgCTTTCACGAGTTCTTGTGCTGAAATTGTGTTTGTGGTGTTGATTTGATAGTTATTTAAGTCTACTAGAAAGAGTGGTTTGAGTAGTTcactgttattcattataaagttgttGCTTTGTTATAAAAGTATGTGTTCGTATCTGGGttgttgtgtgttttaaacgtgttttgtagttgttgtttgaATATTCCAGCTTTTTCCATATTTGTATAAGCTGTGGTATTATTGAGTTCTTGTGGcgggtattttcttgttgttgtgtCTCCATTTGTGAGTATTTTTAGGTGTGTTCATAACTGTTTCGGATCTGTTTTTTCATTAAGTTTGGTGCAGAAGTCGTCCCATTTTCCTTCCATTTGCATTTGTTGAATTACATCAAAAGTTAATGCTTGCTGTTTAGATCTCCtattaaaatggtattttgaTTGTGAGAAAAGATATTGTTTATTACGTTTACGTCTATTTGTTTTGTTGGTGTACAATAAATTCCTGCTATTGTGACTGTTGAATGATTACTTAACAGGAAATAGATAATTACGTTTTCGTTATAACTGATTGTATTTCAGAAActgaaaaattttgttttgtgtcgCAGCAGCATTCCTCTGTTTTAATCGtgtttatttaatatcttttctAATAGTTGTataatatggtattttaaatctgtGGGTTTTGTACAAAAGGgtttcacttaatattacaatttctgggttagtttgttgaattatgtcttcgatctcatgtttcttggaagccagtgcaccttggatgttgatatatacaacaGTGAATTTAAGTTGAGAGCAGGTATTGTGTGtggtattgtttataattgtggGATTTAAGGTATGATGTGTTTTTTCGCTATGTTTATGAATAGGTCAAAGcagtttattgtttgtgttgttttgtgtattcGGCTAAAATGTCTGttgtgaaatttgtaattatatttataaataagtttattttgttattagtgtttGTTTCCTTGGTAAAGTTATCGTTATCTTGATGTTTTGAAGTATGGGTACTGTTCCGTTTTATCTCAGTTCTGTTGTTTGTCGCTTCTGTTCGTTTTAGCTGTTTCTTTAGCTTTTGTAATTGTGAGATAGCTTTTAAGAGTTTGTGCCTATGttattttgtcttgtttcagAGTTGATTTTGTTTGTTGAGTATTGGTATCTGTTGTTTCGTTGTCCTTTGatggtgtattttttatttcgtaaattcgttgttttatttgtttatatttttcgctGCCTTTATAGTTTGCTGTGTGTTCTTGTCcacagttattgtttgtttttggaatttcgcacaaagctactcgagggctatctgctggagtttttgtttgttgtacttggtatttttgatatcaaagtataattccattattgattaaatttatGTGTGTTGTAAGTGTATTCAGTGTCAACCCGAACAAGGTTTGTTGGTTTTTgcgtttctttaaatattaatgcGATCTCATGAGTGTGGTATATTTTGTTCCTCTAATTCCTTTTTAATGTCGTCAGTGGTGATTGAGTAATGGACCCCACGAATGACGACAGATTTCGGCTGCGGTTTGTTTCCAAGTGGGTTTACAATAATCTTTTCTAGTTTAAACGCGTCTTCCGGCCACTCAGGCAGTTTATTTAGGTCATCTGCCTCTTGACCTCAAACAAAAACACCACCTCGGGTTAAACGCTTAATGGTGGGGATAGACGCGCTCGACATATAGCGTTTGATTTCTGCCGCCAGTAGGGGTTGGTTATATATATCAGGTATTCCTTCAATTATTATGGAGTGTTGAGGTGGTTTAGGTTTGAAAcgtttttctgtgtattatttatctgcgttggagttttttttttcattttgaagttACTTTACTAATTGGAATCCATCATCTTCAATGTTCTGTTCAGTGTTTTCTGTAGTATTTGTTCCTGCTTCattacttattgttatattaacatccaaggttgtttttgaattagtTTGACTGCTAATTTCTTTGGTAGATACTTGCTGTATCGCAGTGCAAGAAGTATCTTCCAATTCGTCTTCATTTTGTGAATTTTCAGAAGAAATAGATAATTTAATTACCTTTCTCTTAGCTTTACGTTTTTTTCTCtagtatttctttctttttctacaGTAATTAGTTGGTTTTTAGCTTCATTACAAAGCAACATTAGTGGAGAGGAGCTTATATCATTCAAGTTTAACTTAATATTTGGTTTTAGGCCACTTACGTAACAAGACTTACTTTCTGTTGTTGTTGAGCCCGGGTCCTGCTTTTCTGCATTCGAAGTCATTTCGTTGTTTTCTTTGGTTGTTTGCTCCGGCGTCTTGACCGGTTCGCCACACAGCTTCGCCAACGAAGTCAAGCTTGAGAGCCTctgtttttcgttgttgttgcTCTTATGTTTTAGTTTATCCTCTGTCCCAGTCTTTTGGTTGCAGATAACTGGTATGTAGACCACATAAATTGTTTGGCTCAATAATTTCTTGAGAAGACCGAAATAAAGTCGTATTTCTAATGAGCAGAAAAAATATCTACCTCTCGCCAATAAAAAACCTGTTTTAAACCTGTTAAGTTTcaaatgtggttttaaatttactTCAGGTTATGCTTACTGCATTTGTGTAACTACATATTGATCTGCAAAAGTTTACTATTCcgaaaaatacttttgaaaaataaaaaacacattacattacagaattGGAATCTTCAAAATCTCAGTAATTTAGTAGTGTCTAAATTGTGTGGGTTGGAAAAAATTCCCATTCCTATTCAGAGAAACGACTTATTGATCACACATACACATTTTTGGCAAAATTCTTTCTTTCACCTTCAAGTcgattataaactgtaaaaattatgGAGAAGAAAAGTTCTCTTTCTATAGGTTATAAATGTGAGCTACTTAGTTGTAGGTGGTACTAGTTAAGAACTTTCAATTAACTGATTTGAGGAGCAGAGCCATTCCAGCAGATTtactaaatatattgatatcttaTCAAGTCATAGAGACGGGAGGTTCTCATTTCATATTTAGCTTGTCTATATCTCAAATTTGAATGTCTAATTCATTAGATACTTATACATGTTGCATGGCTGatgtaataacataaaaactgaaCATGTTATGTAACACGCAAAAACtgatacttttttctttatatttccttttaaattaaaaacaactaaaaacaattttaaatgtaaattatgaaCTGTTTTGATACCAGTCTCATTGGTGttagtgaaaaattaaataaaacctttaaaaataatgttcCAAACGTGCACATTAACCTCCCGGGGTGAAAAAGTTAAGGTTGGAAAATGTTTATGCTTCTCAGGCAAGCCAGCTTACAGACTTCAGAACAAACGTGTCAATCAGGTCAAACATATGTATTTAAGTGTATAGAAATTCCTGTACATGGTAGTTTAAGAGATAAAGTGCTGCAGTTAAGATTTTTCAAAGCACAGATAAAgtgctgaagttatataataaaaactttgaaaataacgTTCCAAACGTGCACTTTAACCTCCAAGGGTGAAAGAGTTAAGGTAGGAAAATGTTTAAGCGAAAAAGTGCTGAAGTTAAGATTTTTCAAAGCACGTGAACAACACAACAGAAACTGCAGTTTGTgcattttttagaaatattttcttttaaacaaactaaaacaagagTAAAAAAACTTCTAGTTGTAACAGATATtatcatattttcattttcatatattcatattaatgcggtgtaattacattttgaatgtcaTTCTGTACCACACATAAAAGAGAAGTTTgacgcctggcatggccaagcgcgtaaggcgtgcgactcgtaatccgagggtcgcgggttcgcgcccgcgtcgcgctaaacatgctcgccctcccagccgtgggggcgtataatgtgacggtcaattccactattcgttggtaaaagagtagcccaagagttggcggtgggtggtgatgactagctgccttccctctagtcttacactgctaaattaggaacggctagcacaaatagcccccgagtagctttgtgcgaaattccaaaaacaaacaaacaaacaaacaaaataaagagaaGTTTAAAGATGGCACCAAAAGtcacaaaattaaaatgatattgaATAAAGACTGAAAACCTAAACTCCTCTTCCTGAACTACAAAATAAAAGCAATTTAAAACTATGATGAAATCCTACTTTTGGGCATTCATTTTCTGTTGATCTGTATTTACTTATcataaattaataagaaattgATATTCAAAAAATTTCAACAACATTTTGCTTAAGGCTAAAATAAGTGGATAAGAAAACTAATTGGAACGTTGCACTAAAATCAACTCTTTGTTCACATCCAAAATGATTGGTTGTTGattgaaaattgtttttcatattaatttcaaCTTTCCCTTTTTATTTCCTTCCAATCTCTTTGAACGAATGAAAGAAACAATTACACATACAGAAACTATACGAAATAGTTCACAAACAAAATCACCAAATACTTATCAAGAAAAGCAAGCATACTAACATATTActtgtatatacataaaacttattTCTAGTAAGTCCTTTGATGGTACATTTTCTTAGATATGGTTAAGAATGGGAACCAAAAATGCTGCAGTTTTCCCAGAACCTGTTATATATAAAGAAGACAAAATAAGAATTAAGTTCGTATAAAACACATGCAATCTTATTCTTAGATGCAGCAAAATGTAAAATTACCTTAGCCatcagtatagctaattaaatacacCTTTCTTACCTTTCTACTTACAAAGTATATAATGCATAGTTCCCTCAGCTAGATACCATcacagttaaaattattttcatggttTGGCCAGCTTAGAAGATTCAGGTTAGGCCTAAATACATATTCCAAGCCAACAAAGCAAAACaatctttataacaaaattataattataagaaaatatcaaaagtattaacatttaatatattaactaGTGCAGccaatactgttaataaaatgtaaattaggtATACCTTAACAACGAACACAACTAGTTGTTGGCTTGAACTATTAGCGTGGAAGAAAATTTCATTGGAAATTGTAAACTTGCTCTCCATTTCTCCCTTGTGCTTTTTAACCAAAGAAACTCATTTAGCCACTCCAACCGTATAACATCAGTGGCGAGTCACAACTGTGACTACTTAAGACATACGTTACGGTTAAATCCAATGGTGGCCAAAAAACTGGGGCtgttaattattactttaaacaacATCCCAAAGAATTAAAGAGTATATTCAATGATCTGATACTCCGCTAAACTTCTAAACCCTGAAATTGTAACACGAATACTGTCAAACTTCCCaaagaattttatgtttaaaatgcacAATAAGAAACACTCGTGATAGAAAAAAATCCTGCAATGAGAAATCATGAGAAATGTGCATTAAGCTATGGTGAAGCTGATAACCAGATACGATCATACTGTTAAAGGCAGAACAAATTTTAGATACATCTGAACAAGCTAACTtataaacaagtaacaaaatttcATTCTTCTTAAATTAACATCTTTAGTCCAAAGCAAGCAAAACTGAACGAcaaattaattttacagtttgAACAAAGCAGGTGATCTTGCGGTTTATACAGTGTCAATTTGCTCTGtctgtgtaatttattttcatgggaaacatttatttctgtaatGCTGAAAGTGTCAGAGAGGAAATGTCAAATTAAAtgccaataaaataatttattgttagtgTTTAAACCAGTTAAGGTAGAAGCACGCTtcgttaaattaaacaaacaatttttttatacatacttAACTATATTTTTGCATCGAAAAACTATTGAACATGGTAATCAGTTCAGGTAGTACCCAGctttacttttcatttaaaatcaggtggttagggtgcttgactcccAATCTTTTTCGATATtcaacagtgagaatagtaggactggGAGACAAGTGTATACATTTTAGTAGGTTAGGAGTCGTCTTCAACTAAGACGGTTTTATTTCCCTAATAGGTTTCACTCTAAGTATGGCCAAGGttgttaatgcactcgactcgtaatccgagggtcgcgagttaaaatcctcattacaccaaacatgctcgcctttacagttgtgggagcgttataaaatgtaatggtgaatcccattattcgttggtaaaggagtagcccaagagttggcggtgggtggtgatgacttgtcccttatctctagtcttacagtactaaattagggacagctttcCTAGATAACCCTCGAAAAGCtgtgagcgaaattcaaaagaaaccaaacaggGACTAGCTTCAAAACGGCATaatctgtgggtcacgggttcgaattcctgtcacaccaaacatgctcatcctttcagccgtggggggcattacaacgcgacggtcaatcccactatttgttggtaaaaagagtagcccaaaagttggcagttggtggtgatgtctagctgttttcactttagtcttacactggttaattaggaatggctagcggaaatagccctcgtgtacctttgtgtgaaatttaaaaaacaaacaaatataatcattgtaaatattttagagGAAATGTTAATGACGATAgggtgttttatattatataaatggctacattttaagtgttttaaaatacatttatttataaattttatttcttgttatgtTATACACATTTGGCATATTCCATTAGATTACaagtaattttaaacagttttgtttgggAACTCAGACAACAGGATATACCCACATCTGGAGATAACTGCAAAGATAGTGTCGTTGCCAACTCTGAGAAACAAGTTTGTCATTGCCATAGGAACTGGCATTGCCGTAGTGTTGCGGTAGCTAAGATGAAGTAACATGCCTATGGACGGTTGCGAGAAGAGCTGAGGATGGCACAAGAGGTAGTACTTCAGTAAATGTGATGAAATCTGTTTTAGCTGTACATAAAATTGATAAAAGTAACTTTTCTATTGTgctttttgttaaaacattttgtcCTAAACTTTCTGTGATGACTAAAATTAATGCAGCCACCACTTATGTAAAGTTAATCCATAATTTCTCTATTTCTGTTGCCTTGAATAGTTCTAATGTTTACATTAAGGGGCGTACATTTTGGGGAGGATGGGTAGGATGCATCCCCCCTTTATCTTAGGATGGgaatatggtgcatacaatcatccccccttaCAGTTTGGgctacagtttgttttattgcattacaggCCAACAAATTGTGTGtctgttcttgtgattctcgtgttcttaccaatcgaattacataatttgGCCTAGACGTAGGCTTTTctgtagccgaaatgtacatctttaatataggcgtgcttctaagcttttcgatctaagcgatagttcgtatgcatcagtcagtaggcctaagtttacatgcaagtatcgtggcaagaagattactctgtgactgcgtGTTTACAGCTTTCacgttcacgtaatcagagattaacaatttgcaaattgaacagtccacataagtggttgcaaaaatcatcccccatcgggtgtaaaaatctacgcccctgtttaCATACACTTACAAAGATAACTTCTACCCTTTCTAAAGGTTTTGTAGAGGATGTGAAACAATAATAGAAAGTAACTGAAGTGTATATTCAGTTTTTTGCAAGTTATATCAAGTGTGGAAGCTGAGCAATTTTTATAATAGTGGTGAGAGTTTTTTCTTGAAGTCTCTTTTTgtagcggcctggcatggccgagcgcgtaaggcgtgcgactcgtaatccgagggtcgcgggttcgagcccgcgtcgcgctaaacatgctcgccctcccagccgtgggggtgtataatgtgacggtcaatcccactattcgttggtaaaagagtagcccaagagttggcggtgggtggtgatgactagctgccttccctctagtcttacactgctaaattagggacggctagcacagatagccctcgagtagctttgtgcgaaattccaaaacaaacaaactttttgtagATGTGGTTGATCTGTATGTAATAGTCTTAAACTTCTAATCTGTGTGTTttgttggtgtgttttttttcgtatagcaaagtcacaaagggttatctgttcagcccaccgaggggaatcgaacccctgattttagcgttataaattcagagacataccgctgtactagcggggggcaacttCTAATATAAAACCCATGACTTTAAGAAGGTTTAATAAAACCTCTGGGAGACCAATGATTACAGAGACTCTTAGTGTTAATTTTCCAAATGATTTTTGATACATGATAAATTCATATCAGTTGTTAAAAGTACAATGTGACctgtattaaaaaaatgaaaggagATTTGGGAACAATCTGGAAATCTTCATAGTTGAAGGGAAGtcttaaagtaaaattaacatttaaatatctttGGAAAGAAG is from Tachypleus tridentatus isolate NWPU-2018 chromosome 2, ASM421037v1, whole genome shotgun sequence and encodes:
- the LOC143243998 gene encoding uncharacterized protein LOC143243998 isoform X2, which encodes MRQMNADVSFEPQIHRTVLVHNMLPTGNRLTMMFSAIFQKKYRYGPGGFGCRDFRQFNTHNLQGGGARKLAFHLLSMDPI